Proteins encoded by one window of Canis aureus isolate CA01 chromosome 13, VMU_Caureus_v.1.0, whole genome shotgun sequence:
- the CFAP144 gene encoding cilia- and flagella-associated protein 144 isoform X5, with product MDAVARRPRDAVAGRPRDAVAWRPRDAVAGRPRDAVAWRPRDAVAGRPRDAVAWRPRDAVARRRRPGPPAAGAGSAGSRSPTPPSPAALARRPQEPLMPDEVHQNQILREVYLKELRTQKLSTEYHVNPLRKGLRWSPRLRHPATAQLSSPAQPMRISNSPVGTLGASAPLPQLLLLQTLLFEQSSHNHQKAHVLAREPGGTCRWFLNLIHHAAQGPRKKYPDTQTESQEIGWDSEPLVSPERDDRRLNHFRVHSDITLYKAKVWSLGEDDRHT from the exons ATGGACGCCGTTGCCAGGAGACCGCGAGACGCCGTTGCCGGGAGACCGCGAGACGCCGTTGCCTGGAGACCCCGTGACGCCGTTGCCGGGAGACCGCGAGACGCCGTTGCCTGGAGACCGCGTGACGCCGTTGCCGGGAGACCGCGAGACGCCGTTGCCTGGAGACCGCGTGACGCCGTTGCCCGGAGACGGCGCCCCGGCCCTCCCGCGGCGGGAGCCGGGAGTGCAGGGAGCAGGAGCCCGAccccgccgagccccgccgcCCTGGCGCGCCGCCCGCAGGAGCCGCTGATGCCCGATGAGGTCCACCAGAACCAGATCCTGCGAGAGGTGTATCTCAAGGAGCTTCGAACCCAGAAACTCTCCACAGAGTATCACGTGAATCCCCTCCGCAAGG GTCTCAGATGGAGCCCCAGGCTCAGGCACCCAGCCACTGCCCAGCTCTCTTCCCCTGCACAGCCCATGAGGATCTCAAACTCACCAGTTGGAACACTGGGAGCATCCGCACCTCTCccccagctgctgctgctccagaCTCTCTTGTTTGAGCAAAG TTCACACAATCACCAGAAAGCCCATGTCTTGGCACGAGAACCTGGAGGAACCTGCAGATG GTTCCTCAATCTTATCCACCATGCCGCTCAGGGGCCACGGAAGAAATACCCAGACACGCAAACAGAAAGCCAAGAAATTGGATGGGACTCTGAGCCCTTG GTCAGCCCGGAACGTGATGACCGCAGGCTGAACCATTTCAGGGTGCACAGCGACATCACACTCTACAAGGCTAAAGTGTGGAGCTTGGGAGAAGATGATCGCCACACATAG
- the CFAP144 gene encoding cilia- and flagella-associated protein 144 isoform X1 has protein sequence MANDCRRGGAIRSLTSWACCLALGPVPAAPGADPGSRRNLEKPREGESPGFRLRKEARQENRFWKEGVRWAAPRAPRDAVIMDAVARRPRDAVAGRPRDAVAWRPRDAVAGRPRDAVAWRPRDAVAGRPRDAVAWRPRDAVARRRRPGPPAAGAGSAGSRSPTPPSPAALARRPQEPLMPDEVHQNQILREVYLKELRTQKLSTEYHVNPLRKGLRWSPRLRHPATAQLSSPAQPMRISNSPVGTLGASAPLPQLLLLQTLLFEQSSHNHQKAHVLAREPGGTCRWFLNLIHHAAQGPRKKYPDTQTESQEIGWDSEPLVSPERDDRRLNHFRVHSDITLYKAKVWSLGEDDRHT, from the exons ATGG CCAATGACTGTCGAAGGGGCGGTGCAATCAGGTCCCTAACCTCCTGGGCCTGCTGCCTGGCCCTGGGTCCCGTCCCGGCTGCTCCAGGAGCCGACCCAGGAAGCAGGCGGAACCTCGAGAAGCCGAGGGAAGGGGAGTCGCCGGGCTTCAGGCTTCGGAAAGAAGCGAGGCAGGAGAATCGGTTCTGGAAGGAGGGGGTGAGGTGGGCGGCCCCGAGGGCTCCAAGGGACGCTGTGATCATGGACGCCGTTGCCAGGAGACCGCGAGACGCCGTTGCCGGGAGACCGCGAGACGCCGTTGCCTGGAGACCCCGTGACGCCGTTGCCGGGAGACCGCGAGACGCCGTTGCCTGGAGACCGCGTGACGCCGTTGCCGGGAGACCGCGAGACGCCGTTGCCTGGAGACCGCGTGACGCCGTTGCCCGGAGACGGCGCCCCGGCCCTCCCGCGGCGGGAGCCGGGAGTGCAGGGAGCAGGAGCCCGAccccgccgagccccgccgcCCTGGCGCGCCGCCCGCAGGAGCCGCTGATGCCCGATGAGGTCCACCAGAACCAGATCCTGCGAGAGGTGTATCTCAAGGAGCTTCGAACCCAGAAACTCTCCACAGAGTATCACGTGAATCCCCTCCGCAAGG GTCTCAGATGGAGCCCCAGGCTCAGGCACCCAGCCACTGCCCAGCTCTCTTCCCCTGCACAGCCCATGAGGATCTCAAACTCACCAGTTGGAACACTGGGAGCATCCGCACCTCTCccccagctgctgctgctccagaCTCTCTTGTTTGAGCAAAG TTCACACAATCACCAGAAAGCCCATGTCTTGGCACGAGAACCTGGAGGAACCTGCAGATG GTTCCTCAATCTTATCCACCATGCCGCTCAGGGGCCACGGAAGAAATACCCAGACACGCAAACAGAAAGCCAAGAAATTGGATGGGACTCTGAGCCCTTG GTCAGCCCGGAACGTGATGACCGCAGGCTGAACCATTTCAGGGTGCACAGCGACATCACACTCTACAAGGCTAAAGTGTGGAGCTTGGGAGAAGATGATCGCCACACATAG
- the CFAP144 gene encoding cilia- and flagella-associated protein 144 isoform X3, translating into MANDCRRGGAIRSLTSWACCLALGPVPAAPGADPGSRRNLEKPREGESPGFRLRKEARQENRFWKEGVRWAAPRAPRDAVIMDAVARRPRDAVAGRPRDAVAWRPRDAVAGRPRDAVAWRPRDAVAGRPRDAVAWRPRDAVARRRRPGPPAAGAGSAGSRSPTPPSPAALARRPQEPLMPDEVHQNQILREVYLKELRTQKLSTEYHVNPLRKVHTITRKPMSWHENLEEPADARFLNLIHHAAQGPRKKYPDTQTESQEIGWDSEPLVSPERDDRRLNHFRVHSDITLYKAKVWSLGEDDRHT; encoded by the exons ATGG CCAATGACTGTCGAAGGGGCGGTGCAATCAGGTCCCTAACCTCCTGGGCCTGCTGCCTGGCCCTGGGTCCCGTCCCGGCTGCTCCAGGAGCCGACCCAGGAAGCAGGCGGAACCTCGAGAAGCCGAGGGAAGGGGAGTCGCCGGGCTTCAGGCTTCGGAAAGAAGCGAGGCAGGAGAATCGGTTCTGGAAGGAGGGGGTGAGGTGGGCGGCCCCGAGGGCTCCAAGGGACGCTGTGATCATGGACGCCGTTGCCAGGAGACCGCGAGACGCCGTTGCCGGGAGACCGCGAGACGCCGTTGCCTGGAGACCCCGTGACGCCGTTGCCGGGAGACCGCGAGACGCCGTTGCCTGGAGACCGCGTGACGCCGTTGCCGGGAGACCGCGAGACGCCGTTGCCTGGAGACCGCGTGACGCCGTTGCCCGGAGACGGCGCCCCGGCCCTCCCGCGGCGGGAGCCGGGAGTGCAGGGAGCAGGAGCCCGAccccgccgagccccgccgcCCTGGCGCGCCGCCCGCAGGAGCCGCTGATGCCCGATGAGGTCCACCAGAACCAGATCCTGCGAGAGGTGTATCTCAAGGAGCTTCGAACCCAGAAACTCTCCACAGAGTATCACGTGAATCCCCTCCGCAAGG TTCACACAATCACCAGAAAGCCCATGTCTTGGCACGAGAACCTGGAGGAACCTGCAGATG CCAGGTTCCTCAATCTTATCCACCATGCCGCTCAGGGGCCACGGAAGAAATACCCAGACACGCAAACAGAAAGCCAAGAAATTGGATGGGACTCTGAGCCCTTG GTCAGCCCGGAACGTGATGACCGCAGGCTGAACCATTTCAGGGTGCACAGCGACATCACACTCTACAAGGCTAAAGTGTGGAGCTTGGGAGAAGATGATCGCCACACATAG
- the CFAP144 gene encoding cilia- and flagella-associated protein 144 isoform X4 yields MANDCRRGGAIRSLTSWACCLALGPVPAAPGADPGSRRNLEKPREGESPGFRLRKEARQENRFWKEGVRWAAPRAPRDAVIMDAVARRPRDAVAGRPRDAVAWRPRDAVAGRPRDAVAWRPRDAVAGRPRDAVAWRPRDAVARRRRPGPPAAGAGSAGSRSPTPPSPAALARRPQEPLMPDEVHQNQILREVYLKELRTQKLSTEYHVNPLRKVHTITRKPMSWHENLEEPADGSSILSTMPLRGHGRNTQTRKQKAKKLDGTLSPWSARNVMTAG; encoded by the exons ATGG CCAATGACTGTCGAAGGGGCGGTGCAATCAGGTCCCTAACCTCCTGGGCCTGCTGCCTGGCCCTGGGTCCCGTCCCGGCTGCTCCAGGAGCCGACCCAGGAAGCAGGCGGAACCTCGAGAAGCCGAGGGAAGGGGAGTCGCCGGGCTTCAGGCTTCGGAAAGAAGCGAGGCAGGAGAATCGGTTCTGGAAGGAGGGGGTGAGGTGGGCGGCCCCGAGGGCTCCAAGGGACGCTGTGATCATGGACGCCGTTGCCAGGAGACCGCGAGACGCCGTTGCCGGGAGACCGCGAGACGCCGTTGCCTGGAGACCCCGTGACGCCGTTGCCGGGAGACCGCGAGACGCCGTTGCCTGGAGACCGCGTGACGCCGTTGCCGGGAGACCGCGAGACGCCGTTGCCTGGAGACCGCGTGACGCCGTTGCCCGGAGACGGCGCCCCGGCCCTCCCGCGGCGGGAGCCGGGAGTGCAGGGAGCAGGAGCCCGAccccgccgagccccgccgcCCTGGCGCGCCGCCCGCAGGAGCCGCTGATGCCCGATGAGGTCCACCAGAACCAGATCCTGCGAGAGGTGTATCTCAAGGAGCTTCGAACCCAGAAACTCTCCACAGAGTATCACGTGAATCCCCTCCGCAAGG TTCACACAATCACCAGAAAGCCCATGTCTTGGCACGAGAACCTGGAGGAACCTGCAGATG GTTCCTCAATCTTATCCACCATGCCGCTCAGGGGCCACGGAAGAAATACCCAGACACGCAAACAGAAAGCCAAGAAATTGGATGGGACTCTGAGCCCTTG GTCAGCCCGGAACGTGATGACCGCAGGCTGA
- the CFAP144 gene encoding cilia- and flagella-associated protein 144 isoform X2 produces the protein MANDCRRGGAIRSLTSWACCLALGPVPAAPGADPGSRRNLEKPREGESPGFRLRKEARQENRFWKEGVRWAAPRAPRDAVIMDAVARRPRDAVAGRPRDAVAWRPRDAVAGRPRDAVAWRPRDAVAGRPRDAVAWRPRDAVARRRRPGPPAAGAGSAGSRSPTPPSPAALARRPQEPLMPDEVHQNQILREVYLKELRTQKLSTEYHVNPLRKGLRWSPRLRHPATAQLSSPAQPMRISNSPVGTLGASAPLPQLLLLQTLLFEQSSHNHQKAHVLAREPGGTCRCQVPQSYPPCRSGATEEIPRHANRKPRNWMGL, from the exons ATGG CCAATGACTGTCGAAGGGGCGGTGCAATCAGGTCCCTAACCTCCTGGGCCTGCTGCCTGGCCCTGGGTCCCGTCCCGGCTGCTCCAGGAGCCGACCCAGGAAGCAGGCGGAACCTCGAGAAGCCGAGGGAAGGGGAGTCGCCGGGCTTCAGGCTTCGGAAAGAAGCGAGGCAGGAGAATCGGTTCTGGAAGGAGGGGGTGAGGTGGGCGGCCCCGAGGGCTCCAAGGGACGCTGTGATCATGGACGCCGTTGCCAGGAGACCGCGAGACGCCGTTGCCGGGAGACCGCGAGACGCCGTTGCCTGGAGACCCCGTGACGCCGTTGCCGGGAGACCGCGAGACGCCGTTGCCTGGAGACCGCGTGACGCCGTTGCCGGGAGACCGCGAGACGCCGTTGCCTGGAGACCGCGTGACGCCGTTGCCCGGAGACGGCGCCCCGGCCCTCCCGCGGCGGGAGCCGGGAGTGCAGGGAGCAGGAGCCCGAccccgccgagccccgccgcCCTGGCGCGCCGCCCGCAGGAGCCGCTGATGCCCGATGAGGTCCACCAGAACCAGATCCTGCGAGAGGTGTATCTCAAGGAGCTTCGAACCCAGAAACTCTCCACAGAGTATCACGTGAATCCCCTCCGCAAGG GTCTCAGATGGAGCCCCAGGCTCAGGCACCCAGCCACTGCCCAGCTCTCTTCCCCTGCACAGCCCATGAGGATCTCAAACTCACCAGTTGGAACACTGGGAGCATCCGCACCTCTCccccagctgctgctgctccagaCTCTCTTGTTTGAGCAAAG TTCACACAATCACCAGAAAGCCCATGTCTTGGCACGAGAACCTGGAGGAACCTGCAGATG CCAGGTTCCTCAATCTTATCCACCATGCCGCTCAGGGGCCACGGAAGAAATACCCAGACACGCAAACAGAAAGCCAAGAAATTGGATGGGACTCTGA